One part of the Zerene cesonia ecotype Mississippi chromosome 2, Zerene_cesonia_1.1, whole genome shotgun sequence genome encodes these proteins:
- the LOC119834462 gene encoding macrophage migration inhibitory factor-like, with the protein MPHFRIETNVPKSKIPSDFVVKAVPVLAKALGKPESYCVVSVIPDIPMSFGGTMEPCAIANLMSIGSLGVEQNKKHAKVLFDLVEKELGVSPDRMYITFQDEPTGNVGFKGTTFHSIFG; encoded by the exons ATGCCTCACTTCCGTATCGAAACTAATGTTCCAAAATCAAAAATTCCATCAGATTTTGTTGTAAAAGCAGTTCCAGTTTTGGCTAAAGCTCTAGGAAAACCAGAATCG tattGCGTTGTGTCTGTAATTCCTGATATTCCCATGAGTTTTGGTGGCACTATGGAGCCATGTGCAATTGCAAACCTTATGTCCATTGGATCTCTTGGTGtggaacaaaataaaaagcatgcaaaagttttatttgacTTGGTAGAAAAAGAACTGGGCGTTTCTCCAGACAG aatgTATATAACCTTCCAAGATGAGCCTACTGGAAATGTTGGATTCAAAGGCACAACTTTTCATTCTATTtttggataa